A stretch of the Desulfobacter sp. genome encodes the following:
- a CDS encoding CBS domain-containing protein: MIPAKMKAFLEEVLPKSVWKNRLITEKNFCFLEFGPQDIDRLQRLGIRVDRLGPRLVSCMWHNKSPLEIGRYLVVDNLAMGQPSMGGTRMAQEITPDIIHNLARGMTLKNAAADLPFGGGKSGIVSPGAWDENDRHETIRGFGQLLRRYKNIYIPGPDVGTNDADMKTFAIENGLNNVVSKPADMGGNRIDELGGAAAGVVVAYAALVENLPRLKELPQFRNMEIPKQPDVLIQGFGAVGANVARIFNEYPMENRPRIKGISDAQGYLLTSQGLPWQKLFKLWQKKGLVTRAYYHDQMIHENQAQAFEMIYSNCADNLLTESAFCLIPASPIFNYLDINSSSAPAMTCDRMGTWQIIVEGANTYSPPPLHKAQRRRMERHVFRDKGTVIATDYLVNSGGVIYAAHERIIPTPAHLYIPGDLLGDPKKINAFLSTHQNEFKTLAEKRQKAAVKKLETVIRRNMKELVDGLCRDADSLPCEIAEKISVHRIAAKEKSKTARDVMERVPGISLDKSIADAANLLLASQGSMVTVVSQKGKLIGIVTHWDITRAMALKLPVNAPLTKIMTADVIHTTPGATLIDCIRMLENHEISAMPIVEDNRVVGVISGDILARRSLFRLLQAHI, encoded by the coding sequence ATGATCCCTGCAAAAATGAAGGCTTTCCTGGAAGAGGTTCTGCCCAAAAGCGTCTGGAAAAACAGATTGATCACGGAAAAAAACTTTTGCTTTCTGGAATTCGGCCCCCAGGATATAGACCGGCTCCAACGGCTGGGCATCCGGGTGGACCGGCTGGGCCCGAGACTGGTCTCCTGTATGTGGCATAACAAAAGCCCCCTTGAAATCGGAAGATACCTGGTGGTGGACAACCTGGCCATGGGCCAGCCCTCCATGGGCGGCACACGGATGGCCCAGGAGATCACCCCGGACATCATCCATAACCTTGCCCGGGGGATGACCCTGAAAAACGCAGCCGCAGATCTGCCCTTTGGGGGAGGCAAATCAGGTATTGTATCTCCTGGTGCCTGGGACGAAAACGACCGGCACGAAACGATCAGAGGATTTGGCCAACTGCTCAGACGGTACAAGAACATTTATATCCCCGGCCCGGATGTGGGCACCAATGATGCGGACATGAAAACCTTTGCCATTGAAAACGGGCTCAACAATGTGGTCTCTAAACCGGCGGACATGGGAGGCAACCGCATTGACGAACTTGGCGGGGCAGCCGCCGGGGTGGTGGTGGCCTATGCAGCCCTTGTGGAAAACCTGCCCAGGCTCAAAGAACTCCCCCAGTTCAGAAACATGGAGATCCCCAAACAGCCGGATGTGCTCATCCAGGGATTCGGGGCAGTGGGGGCCAATGTTGCACGGATATTTAATGAGTACCCCATGGAAAATCGCCCCAGAATCAAGGGGATCAGCGATGCCCAGGGCTATCTGCTCACGTCCCAAGGCCTTCCCTGGCAAAAATTATTCAAGCTGTGGCAGAAAAAAGGACTCGTGACCCGGGCCTATTACCATGACCAGATGATTCATGAAAATCAAGCCCAGGCCTTTGAGATGATCTATTCCAATTGTGCCGACAATTTGCTCACGGAATCTGCCTTCTGCCTGATCCCGGCCTCTCCAATCTTTAATTACCTGGATATCAATTCCTCCAGTGCTCCTGCCATGACCTGTGACAGAATGGGCACCTGGCAGATCATTGTGGAAGGGGCCAACACTTATTCGCCCCCCCCCCTGCACAAGGCCCAGAGACGGCGGATGGAACGTCATGTATTCAGGGACAAAGGAACGGTCATTGCCACGGATTATCTTGTAAATTCAGGCGGAGTGATCTATGCGGCCCACGAACGGATCATTCCCACCCCGGCCCATTTATATATCCCCGGGGACCTGCTCGGAGATCCCAAAAAAATTAATGCCTTTTTGAGTACACACCAGAATGAGTTTAAAACCCTGGCTGAAAAACGGCAGAAGGCTGCTGTTAAAAAACTTGAGACCGTGATCCGCAGGAATATGAAAGAACTGGTGGACGGGCTTTGCCGGGATGCCGACAGCCTGCCCTGCGAAATTGCCGAAAAAATTTCCGTCCACAGGATCGCTGCAAAAGAAAAATCCAAAACCGCCAGGGATGTCATGGAAAGGGTCCCGGGGATCAGCCTGGACAAGAGCATTGCAGATGCAGCCAACCTCTTGCTGGCCTCCCAGGGGTCAATGGTCACGGTGGTCTCCCAAAAGGGCAAACTCATCGGCATTGTCACCCATTGGGACATTACCCGGGCCATGGCCCTTAAACTGCCTGTAAACGCGCCGTTGACCAAAATCATGACCGCAGACGTCATCCACACAACACCCGGGGCCACCCTCATTGATTGTATCAGGATGCTTGAAAACCATGAAATCTCAGCCATGCCCATTGTGGAAGACAACCGGGTGGTCGGAGTTATCTCAGGAGATATCCTTGCCCGGCGCAGCCTTTTTCGTCTGCTCCAGGCCCATATTTAA
- a CDS encoding long-chain fatty acid--CoA ligase — protein MPISDILNLPWKDQWACESEALKNVTAHFVDTTKNFADEEGQLFNEHLYNGDSHGRLLWGQVYERVENYACGLMSIGLGKQEMVGIMAASSPYWTHVDMALACVNAVSVTIYSTLSLKEASYIVNDSKSRFLFLRGDDVFERIAAGFDGMPKLEKIIVMDREYTSSDERVMGLGELEAKGREWKNKSEHYAEYIARRDGVTLDDIYTILYTSGTTGQGKGVILTHHNAASRMHGVNEFFDYFGMGFKQEYTTLCFLPLSHIFDRGSCQLAAIICGATIAYADSPGTLLDDLQKYNPHWINCVPRLYEKIYIKLNQSMGESGLKRKMFDWALKVGQEVFEYRKDPETGAYNMGHGFDIMGKLPLGLKIKYTLADKLFAKVRALFGKNFMHSFSASASISPDLLKFFYIIGIRVSEGYGSTESFNACANTPLTACKPGCVGIESNGSRVRMSAFGELEISGAGIFKRYLNKPEETADSFTEDGWFKTGDMVEIDEFGYIKIVDRIKSIICLSNGKNIAPAKIEALFATSAHIEQFFNIGNERSVISALIVPNFTYFKELFDAQGIEYDKSKVKIDESAGAPIVYQVGEDFLEKGNLKAVIAQEVEEANKELEHFERVKRYTVLTERFTEQNGMLTPTQKTKQKSIVDAYSDQIEKMYDR, from the coding sequence ATGCCGATTAGCGATATCTTGAATTTACCATGGAAGGATCAGTGGGCCTGTGAGAGTGAAGCGCTGAAAAATGTGACGGCACACTTTGTTGATACCACAAAAAATTTCGCCGATGAAGAGGGGCAGCTCTTTAATGAACACCTTTATAACGGGGATAGTCATGGCAGGCTTTTATGGGGCCAGGTCTATGAAAGGGTTGAAAATTACGCCTGCGGGTTGATGAGCATCGGTCTTGGCAAACAGGAAATGGTCGGCATTATGGCGGCCAGCAGTCCTTATTGGACCCATGTGGACATGGCTTTGGCCTGTGTGAATGCCGTGAGTGTCACGATTTATTCCACCCTTTCTTTAAAAGAGGCCTCCTATATTGTAAATGACTCGAAAAGCCGGTTTTTGTTTTTAAGGGGAGATGATGTTTTTGAACGGATTGCGGCCGGTTTTGATGGCATGCCGAAACTGGAAAAAATCATTGTCATGGACCGTGAATACACAAGCTCTGATGAGCGGGTCATGGGCTTAGGTGAATTGGAGGCAAAAGGCCGGGAGTGGAAAAACAAGAGTGAACATTATGCGGAGTATATTGCCAGAAGAGATGGGGTAACCCTTGATGACATCTACACCATACTTTATACATCCGGCACAACGGGGCAGGGAAAGGGCGTTATTCTCACCCACCATAATGCAGCCTCAAGGATGCACGGGGTAAACGAGTTTTTTGACTATTTTGGCATGGGTTTTAAGCAGGAATATACCACCCTGTGTTTTTTACCGCTTTCACACATATTTGACAGGGGTTCATGTCAGTTGGCTGCAATCATTTGCGGCGCAACCATTGCCTATGCAGACAGTCCCGGGACCCTTCTGGATGACTTGCAAAAATACAATCCCCACTGGATCAACTGTGTGCCGAGGCTGTATGAGAAAATTTATATAAAGCTTAACCAGTCAATGGGCGAAAGCGGCCTGAAACGAAAAATGTTTGACTGGGCCCTCAAGGTTGGGCAAGAGGTTTTTGAATATCGCAAAGATCCTGAAACCGGGGCATACAACATGGGACATGGGTTTGATATCATGGGTAAACTTCCCCTGGGACTGAAAATTAAATATACACTTGCAGATAAACTTTTTGCAAAGGTCAGGGCCTTGTTCGGGAAAAATTTTATGCATTCATTTTCCGCAAGTGCCTCAATATCACCGGATCTGCTCAAATTTTTCTATATCATCGGGATACGGGTAAGCGAGGGGTATGGATCCACCGAAAGTTTTAATGCCTGCGCCAATACGCCCTTAACTGCCTGTAAGCCGGGATGTGTGGGGATTGAGTCCAATGGCAGCCGGGTCAGAATGTCAGCCTTTGGTGAACTGGAGATCTCTGGCGCCGGTATTTTTAAGCGCTATCTGAATAAACCCGAAGAGACTGCCGACTCTTTTACCGAGGACGGCTGGTTTAAAACCGGGGATATGGTGGAGATAGATGAGTTTGGCTATATAAAAATTGTGGATCGCATTAAGTCCATTATTTGCCTTTCCAATGGTAAAAATATTGCCCCGGCCAAAATAGAGGCCCTTTTTGCAACCAGTGCCCATATTGAACAATTTTTCAATATTGGAAATGAACGCAGCGTCATATCCGCCCTGATTGTACCCAATTTTACCTACTTTAAAGAATTGTTTGATGCCCAGGGCATTGAGTATGATAAGAGCAAGGTGAAAATTGATGAATCTGCAGGCGCACCCATTGTTTATCAAGTCGGCGAAGACTTTCTTGAGAAGGGCAATTTAAAAGCCGTTATTGCCCAAGAAGTTGAAGAGGCCAACAAAGAGCTTGAACATTTTGAGCGGGTCAAACGGTATACGGTGCTGACTGAAAGATTTACCGAGCAGAATGGAATGTTGACACCGACTCAAAAAACCAAGCAAAAGAGTATTGTTGATGCATATTCCGATCAAATTGAAAAGATGTATGACCGCTAG
- a CDS encoding transposase, with the protein MHAAIAEEEKKSPAMSYGNIHNTPLSIDKLIRKLKSSGHELNVVYEAGPTGYGIYRQLKSQNIECAVITPSLIPKKSGDRVKTDRRDAMNLARLHRSDDLTQIHVPNEEDEAIRDLTRAREDARICAKKAKQRLNSFLLRNNTIYSGKTRWNKTHLAWLSEVSMIIAVTTLAESTYLRQSRRLVL; encoded by the coding sequence ATCCATGCTGCAATAGCAGAGGAAGAAAAAAAAAGCCCGGCTATGTCATACGGTAATATCCATAACACACCTTTGAGCATCGATAAGTTGATTCGGAAGCTCAAGTCCAGTGGGCATGAGTTAAATGTGGTCTATGAAGCCGGCCCAACAGGTTATGGAATATACCGCCAACTGAAATCTCAAAATATTGAATGCGCTGTGATAACGCCGTCTTTAATCCCAAAAAAGAGTGGAGACAGGGTAAAAACAGATCGGCGGGATGCAATGAATCTGGCCCGGCTGCATAGGTCTGATGATTTGACACAGATACATGTTCCGAATGAAGAAGATGAAGCCATTCGTGATTTGACCAGGGCAAGAGAAGATGCCAGGATTTGTGCAAAAAAAGCAAAGCAGCGGTTAAATTCCTTCCTGCTTCGCAATAATACAATTTATTCTGGAAAAACCAGATGGAATAAAACACACTTGGCCTGGTTGTCAGAGGTATCCATGATCATAGCCGTAACCACATTAGCAGAGTCAACATACCTCCGGCAAAGCCGGAGGCTTGTATTGTGA